The window CGGCGGTTTGCGCTCGCGCGGCAGCGGCCGGAGTTCAAGGACACGCTGCTGCGGCAGACGCGGGTGATCATCCTGTCGGGCGGGCCGGAGGCGGTCGGCTCGGCGGTGGTCGTGGTGCACGACCCGAACGTTCCGTTCCGCGAACTGCCGCAGTGGCGCCGTGACCTGGCGTCGGGGGAATGGTCGATCGTCAACGTGGCCCTGACGGAGGAGACGACGCTCGCGAGCGTGCAGAACTTCAGCGCGGCGATCGCGCGGACGTTCCGGGCGCAGGCGATCTTCTCGATCGGCCTGAGCACGCTGCTGATCGTCATCTATGTGTGGGTGCGGTTCAACTCGCTGCGGTACTCGCTCGCGGCGATCATCGCGACAATCCACGACTGCGTCATCGCGGTGGGGGCGGTGGCCGCGGCGAGTATCCTGTACGAGAAGATGCCCGACGTGGCGAAATCGCTCGGGCTGATGCCGTTCAAGTTCGACCTGACGCTGGTGGCCGCGGTGCTGACGATCCTCGGGTATTCGCTGAACGACACGATCATCATCATGGACCGGATCCGCGAGGTGAAGGGCAAGCTGCCCCACGCCGGCCGCGAGATGGTCAACGACGCGATCAACCGGACGCTGAGCCGTACGGTGATCACCTCGGGCACGGTGGCGCTGTCGGCCACGATCATTTATGTGTTCGGCGGGGAGGGGGTCCGGTCGTTCGCGTTCGCCATGCTGGTGGGCGTGGTGGCGGGGACGTATTCATCCTTCGGCATCGCGGCGCCGATTGTGTGGGTGAAGAAGTATGATCACCTGGGGCCGGGCTCTCCGCACGGGGCGCCCGGGTCGGTGACGGAGTCGGCCTCGATGAACGGGAGCAAGGATGCACAGGCGCCCCGGGCATTGCAGGAGCGAAGATAGCCACGGACGGAGAACACCATGTCGGCGACACCCTGGAGACTGTTCCTCGCCATCGCGGCGCTGGTGCTGATCTGGATCATGGTGTTCTGGCTCTACGAGCCGCCGCCGCCGCCCGTGTCGTTCGGCGACCGGCCCGCGGGGATCGAGAGCGAAGTGACGGAGGCGGCGACGGCGGGGGGAGACACGCGGCGTGATCCGGGGCCGCTGGCGGCCAAGCCGGAGCCGGCGCGGCCGGTCGCGGTGTCGTCCTTGCCGGTGCGGACCGAGGTGAACCCGCAGCCGTATGTGGCGACCCGGGCCTACGTGGTGCAGTCAGGGGATGTGTCGTGGGAGCGGATCGCGGCGCGGGTGCTCGGCGATCGCCGGCGCGCCGAGGAGATCGCAAGGCAGAACCCCCTGGTGAGCCCCGACAAACTCATTCCCGGCCGGACCGTGCTGCGGGTTCCGGCCGAGCCGGCGGTGGCCGCGTCGGGTGCGCCGGCGAAACCGCCCGCGAACGTGCCGGTCGCGGCGACGCCGAAGAAGCCCGAGCCGGCGCCGGAAGGGGAGCGGCAGTACACGATCGCCGCGAAGGACACGCTTTCGGGGATCGCCAAATCGGTGTACGGGCAGTCGTCGCTGTGGGAGGTGATCTACGAGGCGAACCGGGATCGGCTGTCCAGCCCGAACCGGCTCCCGCTTGGCGTGGTGATCCGGATCCCGCCCAAGCCGGCGGCGGCGGCGGGCGCGCAGGGCGAGTAGGCTTGACTCCGTCTTGTGGGCGGAAGGGGTGGTGACGCGGCGGCCGGCCGCGATTCTCGGAGATGCAGCGTGCCAAGCCTCAGGCGAATCCTCGTGACCGGCGGCGCCGGGTTTCTCGGTTCACACCTGTGCGACCGGCTGGTGGCGCAGGGCCACGACGTCATCTGCCTCGACAACTTCTTCACGTCGCAGAAGATCAACATCACGCACCTGCTGGGGAAGCCGAACTTCGAGTTCATCCGGCACGACGTGACGCAGCCGATCGTTCTGGAGGTGGACGAGATCTACAACCTGGCGTGCCCGGCGGCGCCGGGGCATTACCAGTACAACCCGATCAAGACGATGAAGACGTCGGTGCTGGGGGCGATCAACATGCTGGGCCTGGCGAAGCGGTGCCGGGCGAAGGTGCTGCAGGCCTCAACCAGCGAGATCTACGGCGACCCGGAGGTGCACCCGCAGCCGGAGTCGTACCGCGGGGCGGTGAACCCGATCGGGCCGCGGGCGTGCTACGACGAGGGGAAGCGGGCCGCGGAGACGCTGTTCTTCGACTACCACCGTGCGAACAAGGTGAACATCCGCGTGGTGCGGATCTTCAACACCTACGGGCCGCGGATGCACCCGTACGACGGGAGGGTGGTCTCCAACTTCATCCGGCAGGCGCTGGCGGGCGAGGACATCACGATCTTCGGCGACGGGTCGCAGACGCGGTCGTTCTGCTACGTGGACGACCTGGTGGAGGTCATCATGCGGATGATGAACGGCCCGGATGCGTTTGTCGGGCCGGTGAACATCGGGAACCCCGGGGAGTTCACCATCAAGGAACTCGCGGAGCAGGTGATCGAGATGACCGGCGCGAAGAGCAAGTTGGTGCACAAGCCGCTGCCGGCGGACGACCCGACGCAGCGGCAGCCGGACATCACGCTGGCCAGGTCGAAACTGGGCTGGGAGCCGAAGGTCCAGCTGCGCGAGGGGCTGAAGAAGACCGTGGACTGGTTCCGGTCGATCGACCTGAACCAGTACCGGGCGCCGACGCCGAACTACTAGCGCGGGCGGGTGGTCAGGTGGTGAGGGAGCGGACGACCTCTTCGAGCGTGGTGACGCCGGCGCGGGCCTTGTTGAGGCCGTCGTGCCGGAGGGTGAAGAGGCATTTGGCGTCGGTGGCCGCGGCGGCGATCCGCGGGGCGTTGACGCGCTGCATGACCATCTCGCGGAGGGGGTCGATCATGCCGAGCAGTTCGTAGACGCCGACGCGGCCGCGGTAGCCGGTTCCGCGGCAGGCGCGGCAGCCGTTGCCGGTGCCGCGGACGAAGGTATCGGTCGGGCGGATCTCGAGGTCGCGTGGGATGGCGGCCTCGTCGGGGCGGTAGGTCTCGGAGCAGTCTGGGCAGACACGGCGAACGAGGCGCTGGGCCAGCACGCCCTCGAGCGAGGAGGAGACGAGGAAGGGCTCGACGCCCATGTCGAGCAGGCGGGTGGTGGCGCTGCAGGCGTCGTTGGTGTGGAGCGTGGAGAAGACGAGGTGGCCGGTGAGGGAGGCCTGGATGGCGGTCTCGGCGGTTTCCTTGTCGCGGATCTCGCCGATCATCACGACGTCCGGGTCGTGGCGGAGGATGGAGCGAAGGCCCGAAGCGAAATCTAGGCCGACCTTGTGGTTGACCTGGATCTGGTTGACGCCGGCGATGTGGTACTCGACGGGGTCCTCGACGGTGATGGCCTTGATCTCGTCGGTGACGATGCGGTTCAGGGAGGCGTAGAGGGTGGTGCTCTTGCCCGAGCCGGTGGGGCCGGTGACGAGCAGGATGCCGTGGGGGCGGCCGATGAGGGTGTCCCAGGATTCGAGGACCTCGCGGGGCATCCCGAGCTGGTCGAGTGTCATGGCGACCGCGGACTTGTTGAGGACGCGCAGGACGACCCCCTCGCCGAAGAGCATGGGGATGACGCTGACGCGGAGGTCGAAGTCCTGGCCCTTGTGGCGGAGGGTGATCCGGCCGTCCTGCGGGCGGCGCTTCTCGGCGATGTTGAGGCTGGCCATGATCTTCAGGCGGCTGACGATCGCGGTGCCGAAGCGGTGGATGGTGGAGGGGAGGTTGGCCTTCTGCAGGACGCCGTCGATGCGGTAGCGGACGGCGAGTTCTCGCTCGTAGGGCTCGATGTGGACGTCGGTGGCCCGCTCGCTGACGGCTTCCATGAGGATGTCGTTGACGAGGCGGACGACGGATGCCTCCTGGGCCCGCTCGAGTTCGTCGGCGTCGATGGAATCGGCGGCGGAGCCGTTGAGCTCGGTCAGGCCGGCCGCCATCTCGTCGAGGGTGTCGCCGGCGACGCCGTAGTGATCGCGGATGAAGGTGCGGAGCTCCTCTTCATCGGCGAGGACGACCTCGATGGAGCACCCGGTGAGGAGCTTGAGCTCATCGAACATCGAGAGTTCGAAGGGATCGCTGGTCGCGACGGTGAGCGAGTCGGCGGTGCGGGCGATGGGGACGCAGTTCTGCTTGTAGACCAGCTTGGCGGGGAGGGCGCTCAGCACCGTTTCGTCGATCGCGAGTTGTCGCAGGTCGACGACGGGCATGTGGAACTGGTCGCCGATGGCCTGGAGGACCTGGTCGGCGGTGACGATTCCCATGCGGACCAGGACGCGATCGATCCGCTCGCCGCTGGCCCGCTGGGTCGCGACCGCCTCGTCGAGTTGCGGGCGGCTGATCAGGCCACGATCCAGGAGTAACGAAGCGATCCCCATGGGCTCCATTCTACGGCCGGCGGAGTGCGGCCTGGGTCATGCCGGGAAGGTGCAGCTGGTCTTTTCGGTTTCCCACACGGTGATCGACCGGAGGGTCGCGTTGCCGGAGGAGGCCCGGGAGATTGCGGGTTCGAGGAGGCGGAAGCAGACCGCGGCGATGTTCTCGACCGAGGGATTGACCCCGCTGCCCTCGCGGAACTCGGGGGTGTCGACGTTGAGGTGCGTGTGGTCGAACCGACGGACGATCGTCTCCTGGGTGAGCCGCTCGATGTCGGCGAGGCCGAAGGCGGGTTCGGGGGCATCGAGAGAGACCTCGACACATGGCTCGACGAGGTAGTTGTGGCCGTGGCCGGCGGGGTTGTTGCACTTGCCGAAGAGTTCGCGGTTCTGCTCGTCGGTGAGCCCCGCGCAGTGCAGGCGATGGGACGCAGCGAACTCGAACCGCTGGCGGATCAGCGCGCGATTGGTGTCGTGTTGCTGCATCTCGACGCAATAGTAGGGGGAGAGCCGCCATCGCACGGAGTGCACGCTGCCTCGCATCGCGGCGTTGAGGCGGGCGAGAAGATCTGGAAGGATGGTTTCCGGGGGCGAGGTCGGGCGCTCGCGGCAGGCCTGCTCGATCAAGGGGATCGCGGCGGTCCTGACGGCCGCATCCACCACTTTGATATTGACAAAATAGCCGGTGGAGGGGTCTATCTCGCCCTGGCAGCAGACATCGAGTTCGTAGTGCCGACCGAGGCCTCGCATCGTCGGGAAGGCCGCGAAGGTGTTCGCGGCGTCGCCCCAATCGGCCGAGCCGCCCGGCGCCGGGGCCGGGTTAATGGAAAAACGGACGGTGCGGGTGAGGTTGACCATGCAGGCGGATCGTATCGGAGGAGCCGGCGATAGACTGGTGCCGGGTGCGGGTGACGGGTCGGACGGGAGGCTCCTCATGGCAACGAAGTGGTGGTCGGTGGTCCTGGGGGTGCCGGCCATGATCTCGGCGATGCTGGCCTCCGGCGGGCTCGTGAACCGCGAACCGCCCGCGGGCGGTGCGCCGCCGGGTGATGCGGCGGCGAAGAGCCCGTATGTGCTTGGCTACACGATGAAGCGACTTGACGGGACGCCCCAGGATCTTGCGGAGTACAAGGGGAAGGTGGTCCTGATCGTGAACGTCGCGAGCAAGTGCGGCCTGACGCCGCAGTACAAGGATCTGCAGGCGCTGTACGAGGCGAAGAAGGAGAAGGGGCTCGTGGTCCTGGGGTTTCCGGCCAACAACTTCATGGAGCAGGAGCCGGGGACGGACGCAGAGATCGCGGCGTTCTGCGAGGCGGAGTATTCGGTGACGTTCCCAATGTTCTCGAAGATCTCGGTGAAGGGGGACGATCAGCACGAGTTGTACCGGCACCTGTCGGGCCAGGCGCCGCCGATCGGTGGGGACCCGGAGTGGAACTTCACGAAGTTCCTGGTTGATCGGAACGGGAACGTCGTCGCCCGGATCGCCGCCAAAACGCGGGTCAACAGCCCGGAGGTGATGAAACGGATCGATGAGTTGCTCGAGGCGGCCGCGGCGGCGCCGGCCGGTGTGGGCGCTTCGCCCGGCTGAGCGAACTGGCGAGCCGGGTTCGCGGATTGGATAAGTCCCTGTACACTCCGGGCGGATGCCGACCTTCAAGTACGTTGCGATGACCGCGGGGGGGGAGCGGGTAGCGGGCTCGCTCGCCGCGGCGAGCGAGCAGTCGCTGCTGCAGGAGCTGGAGGGGCGCAGCCTCACGCCGGTATTGCTGACCAGGCAGGCGGAGACTGATTCGCCGGGGACGAGGCGGGTGGCGTCGACGCGGCAGGTGGCGGTGGCGTATGCCCAGCTTGCGGACCTCTTGCGGGCGGGTGTGCCACTGCTGAGGGCGCTGAGGCTTCTCGCGAACCAGAAGTCGGCTCCGCGGCTGTCGGCGGTGTTCGCGGAAGTCTCCGATGCGGTCGCCTCCGGATCGGACCTCGCGGAGGCGATGTCGCAGCACCCCGAGGCGTTCGCGACGATTCATGTCGCGATGGTCCGGGCGGGTGAGAAGGGGGGGTTCCTTGAGGCGGTGCTGGCGCGACTGGGCCAGTTCCTCAACAGCCAGGCGGACCTGCGGGCCCGGATTCTCGGGAGCCTGATCTACCCGTGCGTGCTGGTGGCGGCGGGGATCCTGGCGATGGGGCTGATCTTCGGCGTGTTCATCCCGATGTTCCGACAGGTGTTCGACCGGATGCCGCTGGGGTTCCTGACTCGCGCGGTGCTGGCGATCAGCGACGGGGTTCATTCGTACGGGCTGGTGCTGCTGCTGGTGCTGGCCGCGGTGGGGGTGGTGGCGTGGAGGGTGTGGCGGCGCGAGGATGTGCGGGCGGCGGTGGAGCGGGCGAGGCTCAGGCTTCCGGTGCTGGGGCCGCTGACGCGGATGATCGCGGTGGCCCGGTTCTGCCGGATCCTTGGGACGATGCTGGCGAACTCGATTCCGGTCCTTTCGGCGATGCAGATCGCCCGCGACGCGGCGGGGCTGGCGGCGCTGGAGGAGGCGATCGATGAGGCGACCGAGGCGGTTCGGCAGGGGCAGCCGCTGGCGCCTCCGCTGCAGAAGTGCGGGCTGTTTCCCGAGGATGTGCTGGAGATGATCTCGGTGGGGGAATCGGCGAACACACTCGACACGGTGCTGGTGACCGTGGCGGACACGCTGGAGGCCCGGCTGGACCGGATGCTGTCGGTGGCGGTCAAGCTCATCGAACCGGCGATGCTGATGATCATGGCGGTCATCATCGGGCTGGTAGCGATGGCCCTGATTCTGCCGATGACGCAGATGGGCCGGCACTTGTCCGGCTGAGCGGCGGGAGAATGGAGCGATGGCCGCGGATCGGTCGATTCATCACCGGACTAGACTTGCACGCCTCGCCGCGGGATCGCGGAGATTCCCGTGCCGGATCGCAGACCACAAAGGGAACCTGGAGACATGGAAGGATCAACGCGCCTGGTTGTTCGGCGGGTCATACGGCGGGCTCCTCGGGGCTTCACGCTGCTCGAGGTCATGATCGTCATCGTGATCATCCTGGCGATCGCCGGGCTGGTGACGGTGAACCTCATGGGCACGAAGCAGGAGGCGACCAAGGGGACCGTGCAGATCCAGCTCAAGAGTTTCAAGGATGCGCTCAAGCAGTTCAACCTGACGTTCAACAGGTTCCCGACGGACGAGGAGGGGCTGGTGGTGCTCTGGGACAAGTCGGCGCTGTCCGAGGAGGACCAGGGGTCGTGGCGGCCGTACCTCGACGAGGCGACGCCGAAGGATCCGTGGGGGTCGGAGTGGGGGTACAAGGCTGTCGGCGAGAAGGGGCCGGAGGGGATGTTCGATCTGTGGTCCTACGGACCTGACAAGCAGGATGGCACCGAGGACGACATCAGCGTGTGGAAGGCGACCGAGGGAAGCGACTCCGGATCGGGGTCGTCTGGACCTGTCCGACCAACGCCGAGGTCTACCGGCCAGTAAACGCGTGGGGTCCGATGCATCGCGTGCGGAAGCCAGCCCGGTTGTTCAGGCAGCGGGGTGGCGGGCGCGCGTTCACGGTCATCGAACTGGTCATCGCCATTGCGCTGGCGGTGGGGCTGGGCGCGGTGGTGGTGCCGATGACGGTTTCGCGGATGCGCGAAGCGGCGTATCGGGAGGGCGTGGAACGGGTGGGCACGGCGGTCATGCTGGGGCGGGCCGAGGCGCAGCGGCGAGGCGTGATCATCGAGGTCAGGGCAGGGGTTTCGGGTGACGGCTCGGGGCTGATCTCGCTGAGCGAGGTCGCGGGCGAGGCCGCTGGGTCCGAAGAGGCGGAGGGGCCGAATGTTGGGCGCGTGATCGGCGAGCCGGTAGAACTGCCCTCGGGCGTGACGGTGGGCCGGGAGCGTGATCCGGCCGGGCTGGAAGCGGAAGAGATCGTGCTGACGATCTGTCTGCCTGACGGGCGGCTGATTCCATCGGTGGAATCGGTGGTGCTTGCGGGGGCTGGGGGGCGGCGGGGACGCATCGGAATCAATGCGTGGACCGGGGTCAGCCGCGTGGACGCGGTCGCGGCGGGACCGGGGAGCTCGGACGATGCCGGGACCGCGCCAGCGCCGACGGATGCAGAGGCGGGGCGGCCATGAGCGGGCGAGGGCGAACCGGTGCGCTGCTGCTGGAGGTGCTGCTGGCACTGGCGATCATGGTCCCGGCGGGGCTGGCGATCCTGGCACTTGTCGGGCAATCGGGTGACACGCTGATCGCGGCGCGGGAGCGGATGATCGCGGCGGACCTGGCGAACTCGGCGATGGCGAAGATCGAGGCGGGGGTTGAAACGATCGAGACGCTGGATGGTCCGGTCAAGCCATGGGAGGGCGAAGGGGCGGCGGGGTTCGCGGATGCGCCGCCGCCCGATCAGGAGTGGGAGCTGCAGATCGAGTCCGAGCCGAGCCCGTTCGCGGGGCTCGTGAGGGTCTCCGTGGTGGCCATCAAGAACACCGGCGGCACGGCGCGTCGGCTCGCGTCGTGTCACCGGCTGGTGCGGCTTGGCAGGTCCGGCGATGGGCGTGCGACGGAGTGGCCAGCAGGGGGTACGAGATGAGAGCGAGATCGTCCAGGGCGTTCACGCTGGTGGAGGTGCTCGCCGCCGTGGTGTTGTCGGCGATGCTGCTGGGCTCGATCATGGCGTTCCTGTGGAACCTCTCAAACCGGCGTTCGCAGATGCGCCGGATGGTGGAGCAGATGCAGGCGGGGGGTGTGGTGCTCGGGCAGATCGAGTCGGATCTCTTCGGGTCGATGGCGTGGGATCCGGCGGAGGGCGCGGGGATCAAGGGGTCGTCGTCGGCGCTTCGGGTTCTCTCTCGCGGTGTGTGGCCCGATCAGGGGCGCGTGCATGCGGACCTGCAGGTGTCGGAGTACGCGGTGGAGAGCCGGAGCGGGGCGGTCACGGCGCGGCGGTGGTCGGCGGAGGAGGGTGTGACCGCGCCGCCGGTGGAGGTGGTTACGGATCAGCTCGAACGCCTGCGGTTTCGGTACTACGACGGCCGGGAGTGGGTGAGCGAGTTTGACAGCGCCCTAGCGGGGCGTCTGCCGGCGGCGGTTGAGGTGGGCGTGTGGTTTGCGAGGGGAACCGGCTTCGGCGGTGCGACGACCGAGGCCGAGCCGGTGACGCCGCCGGATCGTCTCCGCGTCATGGTCGTACCAGATGGGGCGAGCGAGGAGGGGTCATGAGCGTGCGAGCGTGCGAATCCGTGGAACGGCGCCGCTCGGCGTTCGCGCTGCTGGCCGTGATGATCGTGGTGGCGATCGGGGCGATGATCGGCACCACGATGATCTATCTTGCAGAGGCGGAAGGGGTGGGCGCGGCGCAGCAGACGCGGATCGATGAATCGAGATCGCTCGCGTGGTCGGGTGTTCAGGCGGTGATGGCCGAGTTGGACGCCCAGCGGCTGGATCTGCTGGCGGGGGAGGATCCGCGGGTGACGCGGGAGTGGGTGGTCTTCGGTGGGCCAGAATCCGCGGCGACGCTTGGACGGGAGATGCCCCGAGGGATGTACCGCCTGGTGGCCACGGACGAGTCGGCGCTGCCGCTGGAGTCCGAGCCTGCGCGGATCGATCTGAACTCGGCGACTGAGGCGATGCTGGGGGCAGTCGATGGCGTCGGGAGCACACTGGCGCCGAGGGTGATCGAGTTGCGCGGTTCCCAGCCGGGCGGGTTCTACAGCCTGCATGACCCGGCGCGTGCCGGGGTGTCTCTCCCGCGAGATGCAGGCGAAACGAGGGCGCGAGGGGGAGAGGCTGCTGAGAGTCGGGCCGGCGGCGCGGCGGGGGTCGGGCATGTCACGGTGTTCAGCTTTGACCCCAACGTGCAGGGAACTCGATCGCCGAACGGGCGGGGTGAGTCGATCGGCGCTGCTCGCGTGAACGTGAACCGGGATTGGACCGAGGAGATCGGCCGGCGGGTAGCGGAGCAAGCCGGGGCGGAGGCCGCGGCACCGATTGTGGCCGCGATGCAGGGGGGGAGGTCGATCCAATCGCCGGAAGATCTGGCACGGCTGCTCGTTCAATCGGGGCTCGCGCCCGATGTGGTGGGCCGTGCACTTGATGCGTTGACCACGTCGGACGATCCGTACCTGATCGGTCGGGTGGATCTCAACCGGGCGTCGGCGGCCGTGCTGGCGAGCATTCCGGGGATTGATTCGGCGGCCGCGGCTGCGATCGTCGAGAGGCGGAGCAGCCTGGGGGCGACCGAACGGGGGAACATCGCGTGGCCTCTGGCGGCGGGGGTTCTGACGCCGGAGCAGTTCGTTTCGGCGGCTGGCTATGTGACCACGCGGTCGTTGCAGTGGCGGGTGGTTGTGGAGGGTGGAATCGCCGAGCCGGAGAGCGGGAGTGGTGCGGAGGGAGCAGGCCCGGATGCGGTGCTGCGGGATCGGGTGGTCCTGGAGGCGGTTATTGACGTATCGGGGCCTCGGCCGCGGGTTGCCTATCTGCGGGATGTGAGCCTGGAGGGAGTGGCCCGGGTGTTGGCGGCCCGGGAGAGTCCTGGGGATGTTCGATCCCCAGGGCCTGAACCAGCCGATGCAACCGAGGAGCCGGCGCCGGTTCGGGGTTCAATGGGGCCTCGGCCGCCAGAGATCGGCTATTCTGGTGATCAGCCGGGGGTCACTCCGGCCGCGCCGGCGGTGTTGGGCTTGCCCAGGGACGGGCGGGTCGGTCGTTGGTCTGCCGGGCCGCGAGGAGGATCGCGCTGATGCTCAGGAGGGATCGCCCGCAGGTTTCGATTAACCTCGAGAACGACCGTTTGACGGCCGTGCTCGCCGATGTCGTCGGGCCGCAGGTCGAGATCCGGGCGTGGCTCGCGGTGGATGTTCCGGCGGGCATCGACTCGACGGATGCGGTGGCGATCGGGAAGTGGGTGGGCGAGACGCTTCGGAGCGCGGGGATGTACCGCGCGGCCCGCGCAGGGGGCGTGGTGTTCGCGGTGCCGCGCGGGGAGGTGGTGCTCAAGCGGGTTGCGTTCCCACCGGGGACGAGCGAAGCGGATTTACCGGGCATGGTCAGGCTGCAGATGGTGCGGCAGTTGACGATGTCGCCGGAGAACGCGGCGATTGACTTTGCGAGGATCTCCGCGGTTCCGGCGGGCCCGGGCGGGTGCGTGGTGCTGGCGGGGGCGCTGCAGGGGGACCGGCTTGACTGGAGGCGGGCGATTGCGAGGTCGGCGGGGGTGAGGCTTGGCAGGGTGGCGCTGCGATCGGCGGGAGGGGCGGCGTTGCTGGCGGAATCGTCGCAGCGGCGCGGGGGCGCCACGCTGGGGATCGCGCTTGGGAGCGGGTCGACCGAGT of the Phycisphaeraceae bacterium genome contains:
- a CDS encoding LysM peptidoglycan-binding domain-containing protein; this encodes MSATPWRLFLAIAALVLIWIMVFWLYEPPPPPVSFGDRPAGIESEVTEAATAGGDTRRDPGPLAAKPEPARPVAVSSLPVRTEVNPQPYVATRAYVVQSGDVSWERIAARVLGDRRRAEEIARQNPLVSPDKLIPGRTVLRVPAEPAVAASGAPAKPPANVPVAATPKKPEPAPEGERQYTIAAKDTLSGIAKSVYGQSSLWEVIYEANRDRLSSPNRLPLGVVIRIPPKPAAAAGAQGE
- a CDS encoding SDR family oxidoreductase produces the protein MPSLRRILVTGGAGFLGSHLCDRLVAQGHDVICLDNFFTSQKINITHLLGKPNFEFIRHDVTQPIVLEVDEIYNLACPAAPGHYQYNPIKTMKTSVLGAINMLGLAKRCRAKVLQASTSEIYGDPEVHPQPESYRGAVNPIGPRACYDEGKRAAETLFFDYHRANKVNIRVVRIFNTYGPRMHPYDGRVVSNFIRQALAGEDITIFGDGSQTRSFCYVDDLVEVIMRMMNGPDAFVGPVNIGNPGEFTIKELAEQVIEMTGAKSKLVHKPLPADDPTQRQPDITLARSKLGWEPKVQLREGLKKTVDWFRSIDLNQYRAPTPNY
- the tadA gene encoding Flp pilus assembly complex ATPase component TadA, with the protein product MGIASLLLDRGLISRPQLDEAVATQRASGERIDRVLVRMGIVTADQVLQAIGDQFHMPVVDLRQLAIDETVLSALPAKLVYKQNCVPIARTADSLTVATSDPFELSMFDELKLLTGCSIEVVLADEEELRTFIRDHYGVAGDTLDEMAAGLTELNGSAADSIDADELERAQEASVVRLVNDILMEAVSERATDVHIEPYERELAVRYRIDGVLQKANLPSTIHRFGTAIVSRLKIMASLNIAEKRRPQDGRITLRHKGQDFDLRVSVIPMLFGEGVVLRVLNKSAVAMTLDQLGMPREVLESWDTLIGRPHGILLVTGPTGSGKSTTLYASLNRIVTDEIKAITVEDPVEYHIAGVNQIQVNHKVGLDFASGLRSILRHDPDVVMIGEIRDKETAETAIQASLTGHLVFSTLHTNDACSATTRLLDMGVEPFLVSSSLEGVLAQRLVRRVCPDCSETYRPDEAAIPRDLEIRPTDTFVRGTGNGCRACRGTGYRGRVGVYELLGMIDPLREMVMQRVNAPRIAAAATDAKCLFTLRHDGLNKARAGVTTLEEVVRSLTT
- a CDS encoding 6-carboxytetrahydropterin synthase — encoded protein: MVNLTRTVRFSINPAPAPGGSADWGDAANTFAAFPTMRGLGRHYELDVCCQGEIDPSTGYFVNIKVVDAAVRTAAIPLIEQACRERPTSPPETILPDLLARLNAAMRGSVHSVRWRLSPYYCVEMQQHDTNRALIRQRFEFAASHRLHCAGLTDEQNRELFGKCNNPAGHGHNYLVEPCVEVSLDAPEPAFGLADIERLTQETIVRRFDHTHLNVDTPEFREGSGVNPSVENIAAVCFRLLEPAISRASSGNATLRSITVWETEKTSCTFPA
- a CDS encoding glutathione peroxidase, which produces MLASGGLVNREPPAGGAPPGDAAAKSPYVLGYTMKRLDGTPQDLAEYKGKVVLIVNVASKCGLTPQYKDLQALYEAKKEKGLVVLGFPANNFMEQEPGTDAEIAAFCEAEYSVTFPMFSKISVKGDDQHELYRHLSGQAPPIGGDPEWNFTKFLVDRNGNVVARIAAKTRVNSPEVMKRIDELLEAAAAAPAGVGASPG
- a CDS encoding type II secretion system F family protein, whose amino-acid sequence is MPTFKYVAMTAGGERVAGSLAAASEQSLLQELEGRSLTPVLLTRQAETDSPGTRRVASTRQVAVAYAQLADLLRAGVPLLRALRLLANQKSAPRLSAVFAEVSDAVASGSDLAEAMSQHPEAFATIHVAMVRAGEKGGFLEAVLARLGQFLNSQADLRARILGSLIYPCVLVAAGILAMGLIFGVFIPMFRQVFDRMPLGFLTRAVLAISDGVHSYGLVLLLVLAAVGVVAWRVWRREDVRAAVERARLRLPVLGPLTRMIAVARFCRILGTMLANSIPVLSAMQIARDAAGLAALEEAIDEATEAVRQGQPLAPPLQKCGLFPEDVLEMISVGESANTLDTVLVTVADTLEARLDRMLSVAVKLIEPAMLMIMAVIIGLVAMALILPMTQMGRHLSG
- the gspG gene encoding type II secretion system major pseudopilin GspG, yielding MEGSTRLVVRRVIRRAPRGFTLLEVMIVIVIILAIAGLVTVNLMGTKQEATKGTVQIQLKSFKDALKQFNLTFNRFPTDEEGLVVLWDKSALSEEDQGSWRPYLDEATPKDPWGSEWGYKAVGEKGPEGMFDLWSYGPDKQDGTEDDISVWKATEGSDSGSGSSGPVRPTPRSTGQ
- a CDS encoding type II secretion system protein, yielding MRKPARLFRQRGGGRAFTVIELVIAIALAVGLGAVVVPMTVSRMREAAYREGVERVGTAVMLGRAEAQRRGVIIEVRAGVSGDGSGLISLSEVAGEAAGSEEAEGPNVGRVIGEPVELPSGVTVGRERDPAGLEAEEIVLTICLPDGRLIPSVESVVLAGAGGRRGRIGINAWTGVSRVDAVAAGPGSSDDAGTAPAPTDAEAGRP
- a CDS encoding prepilin-type N-terminal cleavage/methylation domain-containing protein; the encoded protein is MRARSSRAFTLVEVLAAVVLSAMLLGSIMAFLWNLSNRRSQMRRMVEQMQAGGVVLGQIESDLFGSMAWDPAEGAGIKGSSSALRVLSRGVWPDQGRVHADLQVSEYAVESRSGAVTARRWSAEEGVTAPPVEVVTDQLERLRFRYYDGREWVSEFDSALAGRLPAAVEVGVWFARGTGFGGATTEAEPVTPPDRLRVMVVPDGASEEGS
- a CDS encoding helix-hairpin-helix domain-containing protein is translated as MSVRACESVERRRSAFALLAVMIVVAIGAMIGTTMIYLAEAEGVGAAQQTRIDESRSLAWSGVQAVMAELDAQRLDLLAGEDPRVTREWVVFGGPESAATLGREMPRGMYRLVATDESALPLESEPARIDLNSATEAMLGAVDGVGSTLAPRVIELRGSQPGGFYSLHDPARAGVSLPRDAGETRARGGEAAESRAGGAAGVGHVTVFSFDPNVQGTRSPNGRGESIGAARVNVNRDWTEEIGRRVAEQAGAEAAAPIVAAMQGGRSIQSPEDLARLLVQSGLAPDVVGRALDALTTSDDPYLIGRVDLNRASAAVLASIPGIDSAAAAAIVERRSSLGATERGNIAWPLAAGVLTPEQFVSAAGYVTTRSLQWRVVVEGGIAEPESGSGAEGAGPDAVLRDRVVLEAVIDVSGPRPRVAYLRDVSLEGVARVLAARESPGDVRSPGPEPADATEEPAPVRGSMGPRPPEIGYSGDQPGVTPAAPAVLGLPRDGRVGRWSAGPRGGSR